One genomic segment of Clostridium saccharoperbutylacetonicum N1-4(HMT) includes these proteins:
- a CDS encoding MurR/RpiR family transcriptional regulator, which translates to MKLEELINKNYSKLNENDIYILKYVLKSKIQCCNLGINELAKRCNVSKTTILRCIKKLEFEGYSEFKVHLKLEESNVYSESEEDNNIEKLITDINQTINYFKNRDFTKICKLIYEAEKVFVYGTGAPQRVVAQALKQTFFAVNKYLYVIEGEGEFEGLTDKVGEKDLIIIISLSGNTASLEKYTNKLSLKGIEYVSITKLINNKLSTKTPYNLYATTSEFRLDSGNSYETFTIFYILIEVLFRHYVKYEKEQKVKTLKIEE; encoded by the coding sequence ATGAAATTAGAAGAGTTGATAAATAAAAATTATAGTAAGTTGAATGAAAATGATATATATATATTAAAATATGTTTTAAAAAGTAAAATTCAATGCTGCAATTTAGGCATTAATGAATTGGCAAAACGTTGCAATGTATCTAAAACTACTATATTACGATGTATAAAGAAGTTGGAATTTGAAGGTTATAGCGAATTTAAAGTACATCTAAAATTGGAAGAAAGTAATGTTTACAGTGAAAGTGAAGAAGATAATAATATTGAAAAACTAATTACAGATATAAATCAAACTATTAATTATTTTAAGAATAGGGATTTTACAAAAATATGTAAGTTAATTTACGAGGCTGAAAAAGTTTTTGTTTATGGAACAGGTGCACCACAGAGAGTAGTTGCTCAAGCTTTAAAACAAACTTTTTTTGCAGTAAATAAGTATTTATATGTTATTGAAGGAGAAGGAGAATTTGAAGGACTAACAGATAAGGTAGGTGAAAAGGATCTAATTATCATTATATCATTATCTGGAAATACAGCTTCCTTGGAGAAATATACAAATAAGCTTTCTTTAAAAGGCATTGAATATGTTTCTATCACTAAACTTATAAATAATAAGCTTTCAACAAAAACTCCATATAATTTATATGCAACTACATCAGAATTTAGGTTAGATAGTGGTAACAGCTATGAAACATTTACAATATTTTATATTTTAATTGAAGTATTGTTTAGACATTATGTTAAGTATGAAAAAGAACAGAAGGTTAAAACTTTAAAAATTGAAGAGTAA
- a CDS encoding PTS sugar transporter subunit IIA → MFKNILKRKPKTVEIFSPLNGKVIDISDVPDPVFSEKMMGDGFAIIPSDGKLVSPVKGTIIQVFPTKHAICIEAIDGLEIIIHIGLDTVELNGSGFDVKVKVNDSVDVGDLLVNIDIDFLKINNKDTVTPVVISNYADKVKSMTLEKNSKDVKCKELVLKCNLI, encoded by the coding sequence ATGTTTAAAAATATTTTAAAAAGGAAACCCAAAACTGTTGAAATTTTTTCACCTTTAAATGGGAAAGTTATTGATATTTCAGATGTGCCTGATCCAGTGTTTTCAGAGAAAATGATGGGGGATGGATTTGCTATCATTCCAAGTGACGGAAAGCTAGTATCACCAGTAAAAGGAACTATAATACAAGTATTTCCTACTAAACATGCTATATGTATTGAAGCAATAGATGGATTAGAAATCATAATCCATATAGGTTTGGATACTGTTGAACTTAATGGGTCAGGTTTTGATGTAAAAGTAAAAGTTAATGATAGTGTTGATGTTGGAGATTTATTAGTGAATATTGATATTGATTTTTTGAAGATAAACAATAAAGATACAGTAACCCCAGTAGTTATTTCTAACTATGCGGATAAAGTGAAAAGTATGACATTGGAAAAGAATTCAAAAGATGTTAAGTGTAAAGAACTAGTATTAAAATGTAATTTAATTTAA
- a CDS encoding carbohydrate kinase family protein: MIYFNEVLDLQEKKFDIFTIGELLIDMISNDYSDNFQCNNYTKYFGGSPANIAMNAKKLGAESVIASSVGKDGLGDFLIQHLENNHIDTSYISRVDFPTSMVLVTKSKTTPVPIFYRGADYNLPFDSKLKSVLNNTKIVHFSCWPISQKNSRETIEKVIVEARKNKVLIGFDPNYHEMIWEHGHDGIKYIKDLISKVDIIKPSEIDAERIFGSDIPENQVKKFIDLGVKLVIMTLGKDGAIVSNGLETIRFETLAKEVVDTTGAGDAFWSGFYTSIIKGYSIREALNLGFAVSAYKLKYVGAVVNLPTIEELKSTCSI; the protein is encoded by the coding sequence ATGATATATTTTAATGAAGTATTAGATTTACAAGAAAAGAAATTTGATATATTTACCATTGGTGAATTACTAATAGATATGATCTCCAATGATTATAGTGATAACTTTCAGTGCAATAATTACACAAAATATTTTGGTGGCTCTCCTGCTAATATTGCAATGAATGCAAAAAAATTAGGCGCAGAATCTGTGATTGCTTCTTCTGTAGGAAAGGATGGACTTGGTGATTTTTTAATACAACATTTAGAAAATAATCATATAGATACAAGTTATATTAGTAGAGTCGATTTTCCTACAAGTATGGTTCTTGTAACTAAGAGTAAAACAACTCCTGTACCTATATTTTATAGAGGAGCAGATTATAATTTACCATTTGATTCAAAGCTAAAATCAGTATTAAATAATACTAAAATTGTACATTTTTCTTGTTGGCCTATTTCTCAAAAGAATTCTAGAGAGACTATAGAAAAGGTAATTGTAGAAGCAAGAAAGAATAAGGTACTTATAGGATTTGACCCTAACTATCATGAAATGATATGGGAACATGGGCATGATGGAATAAAGTATATAAAAGATTTAATAAGTAAAGTAGATATAATAAAGCCTTCAGAGATTGATGCAGAGAGAATTTTTGGATCAGATATTCCTGAAAATCAAGTAAAGAAATTTATTGATTTAGGTGTAAAACTTGTAATTATGACCCTTGGGAAGGATGGTGCTATAGTTTCTAATGGATTAGAGACTATCAGATTCGAGACTTTAGCTAAAGAGGTAGTTGATACAACTGGAGCTGGAGATGCTTTTTGGTCAGGTTTTTATACTTCAATAATTAAAGGATATTCTATAAGAGAAGCATTAAATCTTGGATTTGCAGTAAGTGCGTATAAACTTAAATACGTAGGTGCTGTTGTTAACTTACCAACTATTGAAGAACTAAAAAGTACTTGTAGCATATAA
- the gtfA gene encoding sucrose phosphorylase, translated as MAVKNKVQLITYPDSLGGDLKTLNNVLLKYFSDIFEGGIHILPPFPSSGDRGFAPLTYLEIEPSFGTWEDIKAIGENFDILVDLMVNHISKKSKYFQDFIKKGRNSEYADLFITLDKIWEDGKPKQEDIEKMFLRRKLPYSTFTVEETGEEEKVWTTFGKTDPSEQIDLYIKSQKAKDLLKEFFMNFKKQNVKIVRLDAVGYVIKKLGTSCFFVEPEIYDFLDWIKELADSLEIELLPEVHSHYSIQYKLADHGFWIYDFILPYTILDTLINKSSEKLCEYLKVRPKKQFTMLDCHDGIPVKPDMDDLIDTKEARKLVDVCVERGSNLSLILSEEHKAEDGFDVHQIRCSYYSVLNCDDDAYLAARAIQFFTPGIPQVYYVGALAGENDTENVKKTGEGREINRHNFSIEEIEQSLKKDVVQRLLKLIKFRNEYDAFNGEFKVLDCAKDEIKLIWEKDSKFCELFIDIKTNESVINYIDEVGNLAKYKI; from the coding sequence ATGGCGGTTAAAAATAAAGTACAGCTTATAACTTACCCCGATTCTCTTGGAGGCGACTTAAAAACACTTAATAATGTACTTTTAAAATACTTCTCTGATATATTTGAAGGTGGAATACATATACTCCCTCCATTTCCCTCATCTGGAGATAGAGGTTTTGCTCCATTAACCTATTTAGAAATTGAGCCAAGCTTTGGTACCTGGGAGGATATAAAAGCTATAGGAGAAAACTTTGATATTTTAGTAGATTTAATGGTTAATCACATTTCTAAGAAGTCTAAATATTTTCAGGATTTTATTAAAAAAGGACGAAATTCAGAATATGCAGACTTGTTTATAACCTTAGACAAAATTTGGGAAGATGGAAAACCAAAACAAGAAGATATTGAAAAAATGTTTTTACGTAGAAAATTACCATATTCAACTTTTACTGTGGAAGAGACTGGTGAAGAAGAGAAGGTATGGACTACATTTGGTAAGACAGATCCTTCTGAACAAATTGATTTATATATAAAATCTCAAAAAGCAAAAGATCTTCTTAAAGAATTTTTTATGAACTTTAAGAAGCAAAATGTTAAAATAGTAAGATTAGATGCAGTGGGGTATGTTATTAAAAAACTTGGAACAAGCTGCTTCTTTGTAGAGCCAGAAATATATGACTTCCTTGATTGGATTAAAGAACTGGCAGATTCATTGGAAATTGAATTGCTGCCTGAAGTTCATTCACACTATTCAATTCAATATAAACTAGCAGATCACGGATTTTGGATATACGATTTTATTTTACCTTATACTATTTTAGATACGTTAATAAATAAGTCTAGTGAGAAACTTTGTGAGTACCTTAAAGTACGTCCTAAAAAACAGTTTACAATGCTTGACTGTCATGATGGAATTCCAGTTAAGCCAGATATGGATGATCTTATAGATACCAAGGAGGCAAGAAAATTAGTTGATGTATGTGTAGAAAGAGGTTCAAATCTTAGCCTCATTTTATCAGAGGAACACAAGGCTGAGGATGGTTTTGATGTACATCAAATAAGATGTTCTTACTATTCAGTACTTAATTGTGATGATGATGCATACTTAGCAGCTAGAGCAATTCAATTTTTTACACCTGGAATACCACAAGTATATTATGTAGGAGCATTAGCAGGAGAAAATGACACTGAAAATGTAAAGAAAACCGGTGAAGGTCGTGAAATCAATCGTCATAATTTTAGTATTGAGGAAATTGAACAGTCCCTTAAAAAAGATGTAGTTCAAAGACTTTTAAAGCTAATAAAATTCAGAAATGAGTATGATGCTTTTAATGGAGAATTTAAGGTTTTAGATTGTGCTAAAGATGAAATTAAACTTATTTGGGAAAAGGACTCTAAATTTTGTGAATTATTTATAGATATTAAAACCAATGAGAGTGTTATAAACTATATTGATGAAGTGGGTAATTTGGCTAAATATAAGATATAA
- a CDS encoding FAD-dependent oxidoreductase has translation MSNFPNLFNPIKVRNYTYKNRIINAPTLFAHSVLFLPEIKENVYRMVENRAKGGSAAVSTGEISVNAEEASCLFLERPVDFNKYEGSDFEDIKEFATRIKKHGAIAYLEFCHEGSRSEAKPPYQPWGPDGYVREDGIEVKEMDLSMMKKVCDDFARISRFAKACGFDGVLVHGGHGFNMQQFLSPWTNHRTDEFGGSMENRARFPMMILDAVREAIGDEMIIELRISAEDGVDGGLTIDDTVEFCKLIDGKVDIIHVSNGLKWAGNQTNTFSDFFNEHGVNVEHAAKIKRAVNKSLVAVIGGINSPELAEDIISSGKADFIELGRQGFSDPEFANKAKNGEAHKIRRCVRCFQCYPGFCEHKTDIPLWEKIPKEEAFKIYSPASMGRCAINPNSGFGHYPDRMPVPEKSKNVLIIGGGVGGLQAALTAKERGHKVTLVEKSNKLGGIINFTDKDEDKVDLRNFKNLLIREVENDADIQVIMNTAADEKLINNINPDAVIIAVGAHPLVPKIPGIETAMNALEAYDSINRIGKKVVLVGGGLVGCEVGLHLANEGRDVTVVEMNTMMAYETFGYYRNALLDEMDKRSIKQVLGAKCLEFKKNGILVSKDGQESFIEADTVIFSMGMKSNLEVVENLKKACKERKVYVIGDSAKPGKLGDSVRDGYMTSMSIL, from the coding sequence ATGAGTAATTTTCCAAATTTATTTAATCCAATTAAGGTGCGTAACTATACTTATAAGAATAGGATTATAAATGCCCCTACCTTATTTGCACATTCTGTGCTATTTCTGCCTGAAATAAAGGAAAATGTATATAGAATGGTTGAAAATAGAGCCAAAGGTGGTTCAGCAGCTGTATCAACAGGAGAGATTTCTGTTAATGCTGAAGAAGCTTCATGCTTATTTTTAGAACGTCCAGTAGATTTTAATAAATATGAAGGATCAGATTTTGAAGACATTAAAGAATTTGCTACAAGAATTAAGAAACATGGTGCTATTGCATATTTGGAATTCTGCCATGAAGGTTCACGGTCTGAAGCAAAACCTCCTTATCAGCCTTGGGGCCCTGATGGATATGTAAGAGAAGATGGTATTGAAGTTAAAGAAATGGACCTTTCAATGATGAAGAAGGTATGTGATGATTTTGCACGAATTTCACGTTTTGCTAAAGCCTGTGGTTTTGATGGTGTATTAGTTCATGGCGGACATGGTTTCAATATGCAGCAATTCCTTTCTCCATGGACAAATCACCGTACTGATGAATTTGGCGGCAGTATGGAAAATCGTGCTCGTTTCCCAATGATGATTCTTGATGCAGTTCGTGAAGCCATAGGAGATGAAATGATAATTGAGCTTAGAATAAGTGCAGAAGATGGTGTTGATGGCGGTCTTACAATAGATGATACAGTTGAATTTTGTAAACTAATTGATGGAAAGGTTGATATAATCCATGTATCAAATGGCTTAAAATGGGCCGGTAATCAAACCAATACCTTCTCAGATTTCTTTAATGAACATGGTGTTAATGTTGAGCATGCAGCAAAAATAAAAAGAGCTGTAAATAAATCATTAGTAGCTGTAATTGGTGGTATTAATAGTCCTGAACTAGCTGAAGATATTATTTCATCAGGAAAGGCAGATTTTATTGAGCTTGGCAGACAAGGCTTTTCAGATCCTGAATTTGCTAATAAAGCAAAAAATGGTGAAGCTCATAAGATAAGAAGATGTGTAAGATGCTTCCAATGTTATCCAGGGTTCTGTGAGCATAAGACAGATATTCCACTATGGGAAAAGATACCTAAGGAAGAAGCTTTCAAAATTTATTCACCAGCCTCTATGGGAAGATGTGCTATTAATCCTAATTCAGGTTTTGGACATTATCCAGATCGTATGCCTGTTCCAGAAAAAAGCAAGAATGTATTAATCATAGGTGGAGGTGTAGGAGGCCTTCAGGCTGCCTTGACCGCTAAGGAAAGAGGACATAAAGTAACCCTTGTTGAAAAGTCGAATAAATTAGGTGGAATTATTAATTTTACAGATAAAGATGAAGACAAAGTTGATTTAAGGAATTTCAAAAATCTATTAATTAGAGAAGTTGAAAATGATGCAGATATTCAAGTTATTATGAATACAGCTGCAGATGAAAAGCTTATAAATAATATAAATCCAGATGCAGTAATTATTGCAGTTGGAGCTCATCCGCTTGTACCAAAAATTCCTGGAATTGAAACTGCTATGAATGCTCTTGAAGCATATGATTCTATAAATAGAATTGGCAAAAAAGTTGTACTTGTAGGTGGTGGTCTTGTTGGCTGTGAAGTAGGACTTCATCTTGCAAATGAAGGTAGAGATGTTACTGTTGTTGAGATGAATACAATGATGGCTTATGAAACTTTTGGATATTATAGAAATGCGCTTTTAGATGAAATGGATAAAAGATCTATTAAACAAGTTCTTGGAGCTAAATGCCTTGAATTTAAGAAGAATGGTATTCTTGTTTCAAAAGATGGACAAGAATCATTTATTGAAGCTGATACCGTAATTTTTTCTATGGGAATGAAATCAAATCTTGAAGTAGTTGAAAATTTAAAGAAAGCTTGCAAGGAAAGAAAGGTATATGTTATAGGCGATAGTGCAAAACCAGGCAAGCTTGGAGATTCAGTTAGAGATGGATATATGACTTCAATGTCAATATTATAA
- a CDS encoding TetR/AcrR family transcriptional regulator C-terminal domain-containing protein, with protein sequence MREKDLRVIKTKQSIYNALLECMNKYPMKKITVHKITEHAQINRSTFYKYYVDKFDLIDSYIKEVLDNFVKNINADFIKASNNEIYDSIYHDYFKNILKFFSDNSEAYKILWNANIEQDIFIEMLNILQENIINIIYTDGTFNKSKNNYAKLYSHLFASNCMTTIRWWLESAPEMSIDDVGVLMKSNMENGFFQTYRLIIDDKLLSK encoded by the coding sequence ATGAGGGAAAAAGATTTAAGAGTGATTAAAACAAAACAAAGCATCTATAATGCATTGCTTGAATGTATGAATAAATACCCAATGAAGAAAATTACAGTACACAAAATAACAGAACATGCTCAAATTAATCGATCAACTTTCTATAAGTATTATGTAGATAAATTTGATTTAATTGATAGTTATATTAAAGAAGTTCTCGATAATTTTGTGAAAAATATAAATGCTGATTTTATTAAGGCCTCTAACAATGAGATTTATGATTCGATATATCATGATTATTTTAAAAATATCTTGAAGTTTTTTAGTGATAACAGTGAAGCGTACAAAATTTTGTGGAATGCTAATATAGAACAAGATATTTTCATTGAAATGCTTAATATTCTTCAAGAAAATATAATTAATATTATTTATACCGATGGAACCTTTAATAAATCAAAAAATAACTATGCTAAATTATATTCTCATCTTTTTGCATCTAATTGTATGACCACTATTAGATGGTGGCTTGAAAGTGCTCCTGAAATGTCTATTGATGATGTCGGAGTACTTATGAAAAGTAACATGGAAAATGGCTTCTTCCAAACGTATAGATTAATAATTGATGATAAGTTACTAAGTAAATAG
- a CDS encoding BglG family transcription antiterminator, producing the protein MVNSKSLKLLSYLQNQDDWTTALQLSLKLNVSLRSVKNYISEIKKVNNNLIISSRNGYKVNKPEVQRFLKMSDSLIPQTPEERIDYIIIKLINNTEKIIDIYDLSQEIYISEATLKGDLNKVKKKCYKFDLTLYIKGNNISLDGLEKNKRKIMNSILYEKLNENPLDINTIQAAFVDYDIEEIESIIVNAFKKYHYFINGYSLMNLVLHITITIDRIKNNNIYDYTEASKELLIKNHEYGIAQEIVKKLQDVFDINYNENEIYELTLLIISNATNVDYKDVNKINLEQFVGKECMNIVNDLIKEINTQYYIDFNEPEFLVRFALHIKNLLTRIKSRNFSKNPLTDSIKSNCPLIYDCAVTISYKIKNYTNCEINEDEIAYIALHIGANLVNQKNMHTKITCAILFPKHYDLDIKLAESIASAFGDSLLVKNIVTKEKELEDLQVDFVISTIKFVNFKSFPFIIVNTFLTEKDRKLIANKIEEVKKNKQKSEFLENLHSIFNESLFFKDKYFENENQAIEFMCDEMQKKGYIKPDFKQEVFEREAMSSTAFNGIAIPHSMHMNAIKTGMFTLVNKKPLNWGNQQVSIIFLLTINKSERKVFNDMFDALTNILSDEINLDKLIRCNSFEEFINMLVECI; encoded by the coding sequence ATGGTTAATTCAAAATCATTGAAATTATTAAGTTATTTACAAAATCAAGACGATTGGACCACAGCTTTACAATTATCATTAAAATTGAATGTTTCTTTGAGGAGTGTAAAGAATTATATTTCAGAAATAAAAAAAGTCAATAATAACTTAATTATTTCATCAAGAAATGGATATAAAGTAAATAAGCCTGAAGTTCAAAGGTTTTTAAAAATGTCAGATTCTTTGATTCCTCAAACCCCTGAAGAACGAATCGATTATATTATTATAAAGCTAATTAATAATACTGAGAAAATCATTGACATATATGATCTTAGTCAAGAAATTTATATCAGTGAAGCTACATTAAAAGGAGATTTAAATAAGGTTAAGAAAAAATGTTATAAATTTGATTTAACTTTATATATTAAGGGGAATAATATTTCTTTAGATGGATTAGAAAAGAATAAACGAAAAATTATGAACTCAATTTTATATGAAAAGCTTAATGAAAATCCATTAGATATTAATACAATACAAGCTGCCTTTGTGGACTATGACATTGAAGAAATTGAATCAATAATTGTAAATGCATTTAAGAAATATCATTATTTTATTAATGGATATTCTTTAATGAATTTAGTTTTACATATTACTATTACTATTGATAGAATTAAAAATAATAACATTTATGATTATACAGAAGCAAGTAAAGAATTATTAATTAAAAACCATGAATATGGAATAGCGCAAGAGATAGTAAAAAAGCTTCAAGATGTTTTTGATATTAATTATAATGAAAATGAAATTTATGAATTAACCTTGCTAATTATCAGTAATGCAACTAATGTGGATTATAAAGATGTCAATAAAATTAATTTGGAACAATTTGTTGGAAAAGAATGCATGAATATAGTAAACGATTTAATTAAAGAAATTAACACTCAATATTATATTGATTTTAATGAACCCGAATTTTTAGTACGCTTTGCTCTACATATAAAAAATCTACTTACTCGAATTAAAAGTAGAAACTTTAGTAAAAATCCCTTAACTGACTCTATTAAAAGTAATTGTCCATTAATTTATGATTGTGCTGTTACTATTTCATACAAAATTAAAAATTACACAAATTGTGAAATTAATGAAGATGAAATTGCTTATATAGCTTTGCATATTGGCGCTAATTTAGTTAATCAAAAAAATATGCATACTAAAATTACTTGTGCAATTCTTTTTCCTAAGCATTATGATTTAGATATAAAATTGGCAGAAAGCATAGCTTCAGCTTTTGGTGATTCTCTATTAGTTAAAAATATCGTTACAAAGGAAAAAGAATTAGAAGATCTACAAGTTGATTTTGTTATTTCTACAATTAAATTTGTTAATTTTAAATCCTTCCCCTTTATTATTGTAAATACCTTTTTGACAGAAAAAGATCGCAAACTTATAGCTAACAAAATTGAGGAAGTAAAGAAAAATAAACAAAAATCAGAATTTTTAGAGAATTTACATTCAATTTTTAATGAATCCTTATTTTTTAAAGATAAATATTTTGAAAATGAAAATCAAGCAATTGAATTTATGTGCGATGAAATGCAGAAAAAAGGCTATATAAAGCCTGATTTTAAACAAGAAGTATTTGAACGTGAAGCTATGTCCTCTACAGCCTTTAATGGTATAGCCATCCCACATTCTATGCATATGAATGCCATAAAAACAGGTATGTTTACACTTGTAAATAAAAAACCTTTAAACTGGGGAAATCAGCAAGTAAGCATTATTTTTTTATTAACTATAAATAAAAGCGAAAGAAAGGTATTTAACGATATGTTTGATGCATTAACAAACATTTTATCTGATGAAATTAATTTAGATAAATTGATTCGATGTAATTCATTTGAAGAATTTATAAATATGTTAGTTGAATGTATATAA
- a CDS encoding PTS sugar transporter subunit IIB produces the protein MKKLNVLLVCGSGASSGFMAANMRKAAKEKEIDITITARSEAEIDNYVDEIDALMIGPHLAYLLDEIDEILDGTQVKAILMKPEYYSTLDGNKALDHLLSEI, from the coding sequence ATGAAAAAATTAAATGTTTTATTAGTTTGCGGTTCTGGTGCAAGCAGCGGATTTATGGCTGCAAATATGAGAAAGGCAGCAAAAGAAAAAGAAATAGACATCACTATAACTGCAAGAAGTGAGGCCGAAATTGATAATTATGTAGATGAAATTGATGCACTAATGATTGGACCACATTTGGCTTATTTACTTGACGAAATTGATGAAATTTTAGATGGGACTCAAGTAAAAGCAATTTTAATGAAACCAGAATATTATTCTACACTTGATGGTAACAAAGCTTTAGATCATCTATTATCAGAAATTTAA
- a CDS encoding PTS sugar transporter subunit IIC: MNNLINWLQNSFSPKMNKINNNVWVVSIKDSIMQTLPFIFLGSVFCLLAILNDYFPNLPSFWTPFGWTMGKISLFVAFLIPFNLMEKKRLRKQRLIAGMSSLILFLIVVTPQVEFDKVIGFGHTSLGAGGMFIAIFCGIFTGYVMSLFGKFSFFKEDSVIPDFVRSWFDAMLPIAIIICTGWIVVLIMKVDLYNAVLSIFMPLSTFIQSPFGFIIVMFIYCFLYSMGISSWVLTPVTSPVFLAAITANIAMAQAGTATAANLNLATSSTIYSAYLWVGGIGCTLPLVIMLIRSKAKKLSALGKACLVPSIFNINEPVVFGTIAWNPYLMIPMWIQGIVLPIVTYIFTKVIPFAPIPTLQFEMWYCPFPISTWITTGSISGILLLVVNIVISATIWYPFFKAYEAQEIKALNEQEAAN, from the coding sequence ATGAATAATTTAATTAACTGGCTTCAAAATAGCTTTTCACCAAAGATGAATAAAATTAATAATAATGTGTGGGTTGTTTCAATAAAAGATTCTATAATGCAGACACTTCCATTTATTTTCTTAGGTTCAGTATTTTGCTTGTTAGCTATCTTAAACGACTATTTTCCCAATTTACCTAGCTTTTGGACACCATTTGGATGGACGATGGGAAAAATCTCTCTATTTGTTGCTTTCTTAATTCCATTCAACTTGATGGAAAAGAAACGTCTACGTAAACAACGTCTTATTGCTGGTATGAGTAGCTTGATATTGTTTCTAATAGTAGTTACTCCTCAAGTTGAATTTGATAAGGTAATAGGTTTTGGACACACTTCTTTAGGTGCAGGTGGAATGTTTATAGCAATATTCTGCGGAATTTTTACTGGATATGTCATGAGCCTATTTGGAAAATTTTCTTTCTTTAAAGAAGATTCTGTAATTCCTGATTTTGTAAGATCATGGTTTGACGCAATGTTGCCTATAGCAATTATTATATGTACAGGCTGGATTGTTGTATTAATTATGAAAGTTGATTTATATAATGCTGTACTTTCAATCTTTATGCCATTATCTACATTTATCCAATCACCATTTGGATTCATTATAGTAATGTTTATTTATTGTTTCCTATATTCTATGGGGATTTCAAGTTGGGTATTAACACCAGTAACTTCACCAGTATTTTTAGCAGCTATAACTGCTAACATTGCAATGGCGCAAGCTGGGACAGCTACTGCTGCTAACTTAAATTTAGCTACAAGCAGTACAATTTATTCAGCATACCTATGGGTTGGCGGTATAGGATGTACCTTACCTCTAGTAATAATGTTAATACGTTCTAAAGCAAAGAAATTAAGTGCATTAGGAAAAGCTTGTCTTGTACCAAGTATTTTCAATATAAATGAACCAGTAGTATTTGGAACTATAGCTTGGAATCCATACTTAATGATTCCAATGTGGATTCAAGGAATTGTACTTCCTATAGTAACTTATATATTTACTAAAGTAATTCCATTTGCACCAATTCCAACTTTACAATTTGAAATGTGGTATTGTCCATTCCCAATTTCAACATGGATTACAACCGGTTCAATTAGCGGTATCCTATTACTAGTTGTAAATATTGTTATTTCGGCTACTATATGGTATCCGTTCTTTAAAGCTTATGAAGCACAAGAAATAAAAGCATTAAATGAACAAGAAGCTGCTAATTAG
- a CDS encoding PTS lactose/cellobiose transporter subunit IIA: MDDNKLQAAMEIILNAGDARVKCKEALDAIAAYDFKLGNEKLKEAQVKISAAHKVQTDAIQGESAGEASSYSILFTHAQDTLMTINSEIIIAKQMIKIFESYEKRIAALEK, from the coding sequence ATGGATGATAATAAATTACAAGCAGCTATGGAAATAATTTTAAATGCAGGTGATGCTCGTGTAAAGTGTAAAGAAGCTTTAGATGCAATTGCAGCTTATGATTTTAAGCTTGGAAATGAAAAGCTTAAAGAGGCTCAAGTAAAAATTAGTGCTGCACATAAAGTACAAACTGATGCTATTCAAGGAGAAAGTGCAGGAGAAGCTAGCAGCTATTCAATATTATTTACCCATGCACAAGATACATTAATGACAATTAATAGTGAAATCATTATTGCAAAACAAATGATTAAAATCTTTGAAAGCTATGAAAAAAGAATTGCTGCATTAGAAAAATAA